In one Ictalurus furcatus strain D&B chromosome 28, Billie_1.0, whole genome shotgun sequence genomic region, the following are encoded:
- the polr2j gene encoding DNA-directed RNA polymerase II subunit RPB11-a isoform X1: MNAPPAFESFLLFEGEKKITITKDTKVPNACLFTLNKEDHTLGNIIRSQLLKDPQVLFAGYKVPHPLEHKIVIRVQTTPDYSPQEAFTNAITDLISELSLLEERFRVAIKDKQEGIE; encoded by the exons atgAACGCGCCGCCGGCCTTCGAGTCCTTTTTATTGTTTGAGGGCGAGAAAAA AATTACAATAACAAAGGACACCAAGGTTCCCAATGCTTGTTTATTCACGCTGAATAAAGAAGACCACACGCTGGGAAACATCATCAGATC ACAGCTGCTGAAGGACCCTCAGGTGTTGTTTGCTGGGTACAAGGTTCCCCATCCGCTGGAGCACAAGATTGTGATTCGGGTCCAGACGACGCCGGACTACAGTCCTCAGGAAGCCTTTACGAACGCCATCACCGATCTGATCAGCGAGCTGTCGCTGCTGGAGGAGAGGTTCAGG GTTGCCATCAAAGACAAGCAGGAAGGAATTGAATGA
- the polr2j gene encoding DNA-directed RNA polymerase II subunit RPB11-a isoform X2, whose amino-acid sequence MNAPPAFESFLLFEGEKKQLLKDPQVLFAGYKVPHPLEHKIVIRVQTTPDYSPQEAFTNAITDLISELSLLEERFRVAIKDKQEGIE is encoded by the exons atgAACGCGCCGCCGGCCTTCGAGTCCTTTTTATTGTTTGAGGGCGAGAAAAA ACAGCTGCTGAAGGACCCTCAGGTGTTGTTTGCTGGGTACAAGGTTCCCCATCCGCTGGAGCACAAGATTGTGATTCGGGTCCAGACGACGCCGGACTACAGTCCTCAGGAAGCCTTTACGAACGCCATCACCGATCTGATCAGCGAGCTGTCGCTGCTGGAGGAGAGGTTCAGG GTTGCCATCAAAGACAAGCAGGAAGGAATTGAATGA
- the alkbh4 gene encoding alpha-ketoglutarate-dependent dioxygenase alkB homolog 4, whose amino-acid sequence MAARQQTVNCGCKGIRTCLLCEANDDKRQLLNKKDSAHYDFTYDQESKLAVPVGGNIQQAFPFPGVFLWENFVSEEEERELVAQMDQNIWRESQSGRRKQDFGPKVNFKKRRVRLGGFSGLPAISQKLVDRMTKEPLLADFHPVEQCNLEYSPKRGSAIDPHLDDSWLWGERLVTLNLLSDTMITLSLDQGWGDMDRGEVRVAVNMPRRSLFVLYGEARHRWKHAIRREHVLGRRVCSTFRELTAEFLHGGEQEKLGSELLDIASSFKGVPV is encoded by the exons ATGGCTGCCAGGCAGCAGACAGTCAACTGTGGCTGTAAAGGCATCCGAACTTGCCTGCTATGTGAGGCAAATGATGACAAGCGACAACTGCTGAACAAGAAAGACTCG GCACATTATGATTTTACCTATGATCAGGAGTCAAAATTAGCTGTGCCAGTTGGTGGTAATATTCAGCAGGCTTTTCCATTTCCTGGTGTGTTCCTGTGGGAGAACTTTGTTTCTGAGGAAGAGGAAAGAGAGCTGGTCGCCCAAATGGACCAGAACATCTGGAGAGAGTCTCAGTCTGGACGGCGCAAACAG GACTTTGGACCGAAGGTAAACTTCAAAAAGCGCCGTGTTCGCCTTGGGGGTTTCAGTGGCCTCCCTGCAATCAGTCAGAAGCTAGTGGACAGAATGACCAAAGAGCCTTTGCTGGCTGATTTCCACCCGGTAGAACAGTGCAACCTGGAGTACAGCCCCAAACGTGGCTCTGCCATTGACCCTCACCTGGACGATAGCTGGCTGTGGGGGGAGCGCCTGGTTACTCTTAATCTGCTTTCCGACACTATGATCACCTTGAGCTTAGATCAGGGCTGGGGGGACATGGACCGAGGTGAAGTCAGGGTGGCGGTAAATATGCCTCGGAGGTCTTTATTTGTACTGTACGGTGAGGCGCGCCACCGGTGGAAACACGCCATTCGCCGAGAGCACGTTCTCGGCCGGAGGGTGTGCAGTACCTTCAGAGAGCTGACTGCTGAGTTTCTGCATGGTGGAGAGCAGGAGAAGCTGGGATCAGAGCTGCTGGACATAGCGTCAAGCTTTAAAGGCGTTCCCGTGTAA